One stretch of Amblyraja radiata isolate CabotCenter1 chromosome 9, sAmbRad1.1.pri, whole genome shotgun sequence DNA includes these proteins:
- the slc38a6 gene encoding probable sodium-coupled neutral amino acid transporter 6 — protein sequence MGSELHDSALEEQLLPRDIPPHQESSRASFASSVFNVTHAIMGSGILGLAFVMANTGIIGFSVLLLIVALLAAYSIHLLLELCQQTALTSYEDLGFCAFKTTGKVISDVLLSCCIQA from the exons ATGGGGAGCGAGTTACACGATAGTGCGTTGGAGGAGCAGTTACTCCCGAGAGAT ATACCGCCACATCAGGAATCATCACGAGCTTCTTTCGCATCCTCTGTGTTTAACGTAACGCATGCAATCATGGGAAGTGGCATCCTTGGTTTGGCTTTTGTAATGGCTAATACAGGTATTATTGGTTTTAG TGTTCTCTTGCTGATAGTTGCTTTATTGGCTGCATATTCGATTCATCTGCTACTGGAGTTATGTCAACAGACTG CACTGACATCCTATGAAGACCTTGGGTTTTGTGCCTTCAAGACAACTGGAAAGGTAATAAGTGATGTACTTTTGTCGTGCTGCATCCAGGCTTAA